One Danio aesculapii chromosome 22, fDanAes4.1, whole genome shotgun sequence genomic window carries:
- the LOC130216068 gene encoding uncharacterized protein LOC130216068 yields the protein MTRPGHLKKGHLLSRVPFLGCRMFSETKGIVEQSISPSQLNNGLQKPQADLLAYFGSGDHVRSTCGPKQENSPLNGYASKERIDVQGGHAQLAVTGQICQTNLTRVRWSRPPGKGLQHNSVSVNYSLRECSFVVHRHQTETHPFLRKCALDAPTQFRGHGNCGVPVCGADQQSASVQGALLTEQHASDWMDISDTRNSTFSEDSELCTFNGQGTLSRCLGRVVMQDLNGSSLVHEVMLSTKDVNHTNHRKCQAGDFNRQESGSFNSKNSERAIRDQIQRVVVNLEEVLHGLKEIHLEMKEVVQKIELLTSDIDIGKEEPGDTFRRCPSGRMDIKVASSQGVHYDEPALKKPTPSRAPPAYPTRYQALHEVDPKLDWTQEMLPSQTSGINSKRRSQKPPPYPYANTMGRVNPKAKDKSQKTPPYPFRRRLLSTIV from the exons ATGACAAGGCCGGGACACTTGAAGAAGGGACACCTACTCTCGAGAGTCCCCTTCTTAGGCTGCAGAATGTTCTCCGAGACGAAAGGGATTGTGGAGCAATCCATCAGCCCATCCCAACTAAATAACGGATTACAAAAACCTCAAGCTGACCTCCTTGCCTATTTTGGGAGTGGGGATCATGTAAGGAGCACCTGTGGACCAAAGCAGGAGAATTCCCCCCTTAATGGATATGCATCCAAGGAACGCATAGACGTTCAGGGGGGTCATGCACAGCTTGCTGTAACTGGACAGATTTGTCAGACAAATTTAACCAGAGTGCGGTGGAGCCGGCCTCCTGGGAAGGGGCTGCAACATAACAGCGTCTCTGTGAACTACAGCTTGAGAGAATGCAGCTTTGTGGTCCACCGGCACCAGACCGAGACACACCCCTTCTTGAGGAAGTGTGCTCTGGACGCGCCAACACAGTTCAGAGGTCATGGAAACTGTGGCGTGCCTGTTTGTGGGGCAGACCAACAATCAGCCTCTGTGCAAGGGGCCCTGCTTACGGAGCAACATGCATCAGACTGGATGGACATAAGTGACACTCGCAATTCGACCTTTAGTGAGGATTCAGAACTTTGCACTTTTAATGGACAGGGAACTTTAAGTAGATGCCTAGGACGAGTAGTAATGCAAGACTTGAACGGATCTAGTCTGGTGCATGAAGTTATGCTGTCTACCAAAGATGTCAATCATACCAACCACCGTAAGTGTCAAGCAGGGGATTTCAACAGACAAGAAAGTGGGAGTTTTAACTCAAAAAATTCAGAAAGAGCAATTCGGGACCAGATCCAAAGAGTTGTTGTGAATCTTGAGGAAGTTCTACATGGGCTGAAAGAGATACATCTGGAAATGAAGGAG GTGGTCCAAAAGATAGAGCTGTTGACATCTGACATTGATATAGGAAAAGAGGAACCTGGGGATACTTTCAGAAGATGCCCCTCAGGAAGGATGGACATCAAGGTGGCTTCCTCTCAAGGAGTCCACTACGATGAACCAGCTCTCAAAAAACCAACTCCATCTAGGGCACCACCAGCATATCCCACCAGATATCAAGCGCTGCATGAGGTCGACCCGAAATTGGACTGGACTCAGGAGATGCTGCCTTCTCAAACATCAGGAATCAATTCAAAGCGCAGGAGCCAAAAGCCTCCTCCTTACCCCTATGCCAACACTATGGGAAGAGTGAATCCTAAAGCAAAAGATAAAAGTCAGAAGACGCCCCCCTACCCCTTCAGACGAAGACTGCTCTCAACCATTGTTTGA
- the tnfaip8l1 gene encoding tumor necrosis factor alpha-induced protein 8-like protein 1 gives MDSFSTKNLALQAQKKLMSKMATKTVANLFIDDTSSEVLDELYRVTKEYTRNRKEAQKIIKNLIKMVVKLGVLYRNGQFNNEELALVERFRKKVHTLAMTAVSFYQIDFTFDRRVMSNLLNDCRELLHQAINRHLTAKSHARINHVFNHFADCDFLATLYGPSEVYRGHLQKICEGVNKMLDDGNL, from the coding sequence ATGGACTCATTCAGCACCAAGAACCTAGCCCTGCAGGCGCAGAAGAAGCTCATGAGCAAGATGGCGACCAAGACGGTGGCCAACCTCTTCATAGATGACACCAGCAGCGAGGTACTGGACGAGCTATACAGAGTCACCAAAGAGTACACGCGCAACCGCAAGGAGGCCCAGAAGATCATCAAGAACCTCATCAAGATGGTAGTCAAGCTGGGCGTCCTCTACCGCAATGGTCAATTCAATAATGAGGAGCTAGCGTTAGTCGAGCGTTTTCGTAAGAAGGTGCATACGCTGGCGATGACGGCTGTTAGCTTCTACCAGATCGACTTCACTTTTGATCGACGCGTCATGAGCAACCTACTTAACGATTGCCGTGAACTTCTGCACCAAGCCATCAATCGGCATCTAACGGCCAAATCTCACGCTCGTATCAACCACGTCTTCAATCATTTCGCCGATTGTGACTTCCTCGCGACGCTGTACGGACCTTCGGAAGTGTACCGCGGCCACTTGCAGAAGATCTGTGAAGGAGTCAACAAGATGCTGGATGATGGGAATCTTTGA